One genomic region from Motacilla alba alba isolate MOTALB_02 chromosome 5, Motacilla_alba_V1.0_pri, whole genome shotgun sequence encodes:
- the LMO2 gene encoding rhombotin-2 isoform X2: MGGGNPVNVIAGRRGSAAGDKAPRADSLCGGGGGRAHHRHATKEPALPMSSAIERKSLDPSEEPVDEVLQIPPSLLTCGGCQQNIGDRYFLKAIDQYWHEDCLSCDLCGCRLGEVGRRLYYKLGRKLCRRDYLRLFGQDGLCASCEKRIRAYEMTMRVKDKVYHLECFKCAACQKHFCVGDRYLLINSDIVCEQDIYEWTKINGMI; encoded by the exons ATGGGAG gaggaaatcCTGTGAATGTCATcgcggggcggcggggcagcGCGGCTGGCGACAAGGCTCCGCGAGCAGACAGCCTctgcgggggcggcgggggcagAGCCCACCACCGGCACGCCACAAAGGAACCGGCCCTGCCAATGTCATCGGCCATCGAGAGGAAAAGCCTCGATCCTTCCGA GGAGCCGGTGGATGAGGTGCTGCAGATCCCCCCGTCGCTGCTGACATGCGGGGGGTGCCAGCAGAACATTGGGGACCGCTATTTCCTGAAGGCCATCGACCAGTACTGGCACGAGGACTGCCTCAGCTGCGACCTGTGCGGCTGCCGGCTCGGCGAGGTGGGCAGGCGCCTCTACTACAAGCTgggcaggaagctctgcaggagGGACTATCTCAG GCTCTTTGGCCAGGACGGGCTGTGCGCCTCCTGCGAGAAGCGGATCCGCGCCTACGAGATGACCATGCGGGTGAAGGACAAGGTCTATCACCTTGAGTGCTTCAAGTGCGCCGCCTGCCAGAAGCACTTCTGTGTGGGGGACAGGTACCTCCTCATCAACTCGGACATCGTGTGCGAGCAGGACATCTACGAGTGGACTAAGATCAACGGCATGATCTAG
- the LMO2 gene encoding rhombotin-2 isoform X1, protein MLLFVLPNPQECRGNPVNVIAGRRGSAAGDKAPRADSLCGGGGGRAHHRHATKEPALPMSSAIERKSLDPSEEPVDEVLQIPPSLLTCGGCQQNIGDRYFLKAIDQYWHEDCLSCDLCGCRLGEVGRRLYYKLGRKLCRRDYLRLFGQDGLCASCEKRIRAYEMTMRVKDKVYHLECFKCAACQKHFCVGDRYLLINSDIVCEQDIYEWTKINGMI, encoded by the exons ATGCTGCTGTTTGTATTGCCGAATCCCCAGGAGTGCA gaggaaatcCTGTGAATGTCATcgcggggcggcggggcagcGCGGCTGGCGACAAGGCTCCGCGAGCAGACAGCCTctgcgggggcggcgggggcagAGCCCACCACCGGCACGCCACAAAGGAACCGGCCCTGCCAATGTCATCGGCCATCGAGAGGAAAAGCCTCGATCCTTCCGA GGAGCCGGTGGATGAGGTGCTGCAGATCCCCCCGTCGCTGCTGACATGCGGGGGGTGCCAGCAGAACATTGGGGACCGCTATTTCCTGAAGGCCATCGACCAGTACTGGCACGAGGACTGCCTCAGCTGCGACCTGTGCGGCTGCCGGCTCGGCGAGGTGGGCAGGCGCCTCTACTACAAGCTgggcaggaagctctgcaggagGGACTATCTCAG GCTCTTTGGCCAGGACGGGCTGTGCGCCTCCTGCGAGAAGCGGATCCGCGCCTACGAGATGACCATGCGGGTGAAGGACAAGGTCTATCACCTTGAGTGCTTCAAGTGCGCCGCCTGCCAGAAGCACTTCTGTGTGGGGGACAGGTACCTCCTCATCAACTCGGACATCGTGTGCGAGCAGGACATCTACGAGTGGACTAAGATCAACGGCATGATCTAG
- the LMO2 gene encoding rhombotin-2 isoform X3: MGGNPVNVIAGRRGSAAGDKAPRADSLCGGGGGRAHHRHATKEPALPMSSAIERKSLDPSEEPVDEVLQIPPSLLTCGGCQQNIGDRYFLKAIDQYWHEDCLSCDLCGCRLGEVGRRLYYKLGRKLCRRDYLRLFGQDGLCASCEKRIRAYEMTMRVKDKVYHLECFKCAACQKHFCVGDRYLLINSDIVCEQDIYEWTKINGMI, translated from the exons ATGG gaggaaatcCTGTGAATGTCATcgcggggcggcggggcagcGCGGCTGGCGACAAGGCTCCGCGAGCAGACAGCCTctgcgggggcggcgggggcagAGCCCACCACCGGCACGCCACAAAGGAACCGGCCCTGCCAATGTCATCGGCCATCGAGAGGAAAAGCCTCGATCCTTCCGA GGAGCCGGTGGATGAGGTGCTGCAGATCCCCCCGTCGCTGCTGACATGCGGGGGGTGCCAGCAGAACATTGGGGACCGCTATTTCCTGAAGGCCATCGACCAGTACTGGCACGAGGACTGCCTCAGCTGCGACCTGTGCGGCTGCCGGCTCGGCGAGGTGGGCAGGCGCCTCTACTACAAGCTgggcaggaagctctgcaggagGGACTATCTCAG GCTCTTTGGCCAGGACGGGCTGTGCGCCTCCTGCGAGAAGCGGATCCGCGCCTACGAGATGACCATGCGGGTGAAGGACAAGGTCTATCACCTTGAGTGCTTCAAGTGCGCCGCCTGCCAGAAGCACTTCTGTGTGGGGGACAGGTACCTCCTCATCAACTCGGACATCGTGTGCGAGCAGGACATCTACGAGTGGACTAAGATCAACGGCATGATCTAG